ATGCTCCGCTACGCCTGCCGCATGGAAGATCCCGTGAATCGGCCCTAGTTCTTCCTCCGCCTGTCGCCACGCCTTTCGCAGCGCATCGCGATCAGCCACATCCGCCGCCAGCGTGACAAACCTTCCCCCCAATTGCTCCAGCCGCATCGCAGCCCGCATCAAGCGGCGACTTCTTCCATCGGTCGTCGAGTCCGCCAGACGCGCGCTCCACTCTTGGCGTGGTGGTAGCGCCGTGCGGCTGACCAGCGCGACCTTAGCTCGCCAGTGGCAAAGCAGCCGCTCGGCAAGCGCCAGCCCAATGCCCCCCAGCCCGCCGCTAATGAGATACGTGCCTCCCTCGCGCAATGGCAGCGCGCGCGTTGCGCAGTTCGCGATATCGAGTGGCTCAATGACCTGGCGACCCCAAACCCCGGATCGCCACTCGATCGCTTCCTCTTGCGGAGCTTTCAATAGCTCCTCGGCCAGCGCCGTCACGGTCCGCGAATCGGGCTCCGCGGCGCCCAGTTCGATGTATTGTGCCTTCCATCCCGGCTGCTCGAGCGCGATCGACTTGACCAGCGCGGCCAGCGCCGTCGCCGCCGGAGCGGCCTCCGCTCGATCAGTGTCATTGTCTCCCGATGCCACCACCCGCAGTTCGCCATGCCACTTGCCATGCTGCGCGGTCAATGCGCGGGTCAACTGATGCAAGCTATGCACGCCGCGCTCGAGCGCTTCTTTCGCTTCCGTCGCGCCGCTGGTCCAGGTATGAACGATCACGGCGTGGTCCCAACCACGATCCGCCAGATGCCGCGCCAATTGCTCGTAGTCTCGTCGTTTGCCGGGTCGCATGATCAGCTTGTCAGCGTCCTGGAAGCTCAGGCGATCGCCGGCCTCGATTCGCAGCACCTCGGCGCCCGCCGATCGCATCCGCGCCGCCATTTCGTTCGACCATCTCGCCTCGTCGCAAAAGAGCGCCACCCGCAGATTGCCGCGCGGCGCTCGCGAGTCTTCGCCGCTCAATGGACGCCATGTGGTGGCGAACATCCACTGCTGGTTCGGCAGCTCAATTTGTGGTGCTGCAGGTCGCGGTGCCGGCGCCGCGACCACCGCTGCCGCCGGTGTTTCGCCAACCAACGGAGTGGCCGCGCCGATCGTCGTCTTCACCCAATAGCGTTGCCGATCAAACGGGTAGGTCGGTAACGAAACGCGCTCGTGGCCGCAATTCTCGTAAAACTTGCTCCAATGAACATCGACGCCGTTCACATAGAATAGCGCTAGCGCCTGGAGCAGCTCTGCCCATCGCGTTGCATCGCTCCGCAACTCCGCCAACGAGAGTGGCGCTGTCGCGGACTTTCCAATCGCGGCGCGAACCTCGCTCGCCCGTTCGCCCATGGCGAGCGCCAGCGCCGTCGCCACGATACCAGGCGAGAATTCCTGCAATTTGGCGACGAGCTTTTCCAGTCGCCGTTCCGCAGGCTGTTCGCTATGGCTTTGGTAGACCAGGAACTTTTCCAATCTCTCGCGGTCGCGAGAGAGCGACGCAAGTTCCAGCTTGTCGATTGCTTGCCCTGGTTGATCGACCACAATGGCCAGCCGCACTTCGTGATGCCGACGTCCCAGCGCCGCCGTGCGACAGACATCGAGCAAATTCAAATCCGTGCGCAACGTCAATTCGTCTTGGTAGGCTTGTCGCAGCGATTCCAAACTCTTCTCGCTTCGAGCAGACACCACCAGTAACTGCGCTGCTTCTTCCGCCCTGCGGTCGTTGCCGGTCGTTTCTCTAGGCCGCGGCGCTTCTTCGAGCACCACATGCACATTGGTGCCGCCAAAGCCAAAGGCGCTGACGCCCGCGCGGCGACGATCGTCTCCCGTAGTGGCCAACTTCCAGGGGCGCAGCCGATCGTTGACATAGAAGGGGCTCGATTCAAACGAGATGTGCCGATTCGGAGTCGTCACATGCAAGGTCGGCGGCAGCTCTTGATGCCCCAGCGCAAGCGTTGCCTTCAACAGTCCCGCGATGCCAGCGGCCGATTCCAAGTGACCGACATTGGTTTTCACCGAGCCGATCGCGCAATATCCGTAGCCGCGACCATCACGGACAAAGGCCTGCGACAACCCATCCACTTCGATCGGATCGCCCAGTTCGGTCCCCGTGCCATGCGCCTCCAAATAACCAATGGTCGCCGGATCGATCTGGGCAAAGCGCTGCGCCGCCACGATCACTTCTTCTTGCGCCTGGGGGCTGGGCGCTGCGAGTCCGGCCTTGGCGTGTCCGTCGTTGTTGATCGCCGTCGCCTTGATGACGGCCAGCACCTGATCGCCATCGCGCAGTGCG
The genomic region above belongs to Pirellulales bacterium and contains:
- a CDS encoding SDR family NAD(P)-dependent oxidoreductase; its protein translation is MLRLPPEELRPDANFMDLGFDSIIALQLRKALQEETGHEFESTILFRYASVRALAGHLVKRGVAAPVAATHSDSDNESIATAPSLTPTRPAAKPNQPVAVKPTQKIEDGDIAIVGMACRMPGARNIEQFWQNLRRGVESVHEVPANRWDWRTTYDPSGATGSTRSKWGGFIDRIDEFEPGFFQLSPHEARFMDPQQRLFLEVAWECFERAGYCPDELTDRRCGVFVGVNASEYSALIHQSEEASDPHTQSGNAVSMVATRVSYLLNLKGPSLTVDTACSSSLVAVHLACQSLRTSEAEMAIAGGANLILNPAGMVMVSQYGMLAADGKCKTFDDRADGFVRGEGVASVLLKPLHAALRDGDQVLAVIKATAINNDGHAKAGLAAPSPQAQEEVIVAAQRFAQIDPATIGYLEAHGTGTELGDPIEVDGLSQAFVRDGRGYGYCAIGSVKTNVGHLESAAGIAGLLKATLALGHQELPPTLHVTTPNRHISFESSPFYVNDRLRPWKLATTGDDRRRAGVSAFGFGGTNVHVVLEEAPRPRETTGNDRRAEEAAQLLVVSARSEKSLESLRQAYQDELTLRTDLNLLDVCRTAALGRRHHEVRLAIVVDQPGQAIDKLELASLSRDRERLEKFLVYQSHSEQPAERRLEKLVAKLQEFSPGIVATALALAMGERASEVRAAIGKSATAPLSLAELRSDATRWAELLQALALFYVNGVDVHWSKFYENCGHERVSLPTYPFDRQRYWVKTTIGAATPLVGETPAAAVVAAPAPRPAAPQIELPNQQWMFATTWRPLSGEDSRAPRGNLRVALFCDEARWSNEMAARMRSAGAEVLRIEAGDRLSFQDADKLIMRPGKRRDYEQLARHLADRGWDHAVIVHTWTSGATEAKEALERGVHSLHQLTRALTAQHGKWHGELRVVASGDNDTDRAEAAPAATALAALVKSIALEQPGWKAQYIELGAAEPDSRTVTALAEELLKAPQEEAIEWRSGVWGRQVIEPLDIANCATRALPLREGGTYLISGGLGGIGLALAERLLCHWRAKVALVSRTALPPRQEWSARLADSTTDGRSRRLMRAAMRLEQLGGRFVTLAADVADRDALRKAWRQAEEELGPIHGIFHAAGVAEHGELRTKKRKQVEAVLRPKANGARHLFELASQGSVEFMTLFSSVAASIGSPGQADYAAANGYLDGFADWATARGVPTQSIEWGLWQDVGMGLAARDAAVASGLLQGMETGAALAALEQAITLNISPLIVAAPGPQFPTSAASAGVVAAPIQEAPAGPLSPRGHEAMESMLVDRLARVLEVEPGEIDRHKNFAELGLDSILVVQLTRDLEAQLGRSLPYTIIHEYPNITALAKHLSALLSSSGV